The proteins below come from a single Halobacteriovorax sp. DA5 genomic window:
- a CDS encoding acyl-CoA thioesterase, with translation MNEAQLSEAIARAKTTVVRAVFPNSTNHYDTLFGGNTLKWMDEVAFITATRFGRKKFVTVSSDRVDFNMPIPGGHFAELVGEITKVGNSSLVVEVRLMLEGMYEEGQVEAVKGSFTLVAINDDRKPVPIYS, from the coding sequence ATGAATGAAGCGCAATTAAGCGAAGCTATTGCACGCGCGAAAACTACGGTAGTTAGGGCCGTCTTCCCTAATAGTACTAATCACTACGATACATTATTTGGTGGTAACACGCTTAAGTGGATGGATGAGGTAGCCTTTATCACTGCAACTCGATTTGGCCGCAAGAAATTTGTAACTGTCTCAAGTGACCGAGTTGACTTCAATATGCCTATTCCAGGTGGGCATTTTGCCGAGCTTGTAGGAGAGATTACGAAGGTTGGCAATAGCAGTCTTGTTGTTGAAGTAAGACTAATGCTTGAAGGTATGTACGAAGAGGGACAAGTTGAAGCAGTAAAGGGGAGTTTCACTCTTGTTGCTATTAATGATGATCGCAAACCTGTACCTATTTACTCATAA
- a CDS encoding pentapeptide repeat-containing protein: protein MPYFEDEVFDTDNISEVSDFKGSEFICCEFNGLDISEIDISGAKFIECSFKGSNLSNLKLLGATFRDVTFNDSKCIGLNFADCNTLFELKFKNCILDYASFQDCTIHGAQFTCSSLRETDFSQGTFEGSDFSESDLQGTNFSRANLKGSKFLNARNFYIDIANTNLKNCKFSMPEVLNLLSPFGIEIE from the coding sequence ATGCCATATTTTGAAGATGAAGTTTTTGATACTGATAATATTAGCGAGGTTAGTGATTTCAAGGGTAGTGAATTTATCTGCTGTGAGTTCAACGGCCTTGATATAAGTGAGATAGATATATCTGGGGCCAAGTTCATCGAATGTTCTTTCAAAGGTTCAAACTTAAGTAACTTGAAGTTGCTAGGAGCCACATTTCGTGATGTTACATTCAATGATTCTAAATGTATTGGTTTAAACTTCGCAGACTGTAATACTCTTTTCGAACTTAAGTTTAAAAATTGTATTCTAGATTATGCATCTTTTCAGGACTGTACAATTCATGGGGCGCAATTTACTTGCTCATCTCTTAGAGAGACAGACTTTTCTCAAGGGACATTTGAGGGGAGTGATTTCTCTGAAAGCGATCTTCAGGGAACTAATTTCTCAAGGGCCAATTTAAAAGGCTCTAAATTTCTTAATGCACGAAATTTTTATATCGATATTGCAAATACAAATTTAAAAAACTGTAAGTTTTCAATGCCTGAAGTCCTCAACCTTTTGAGTCCTTTTGGTATTGAAATCGAATAA